The Methanococcoides methylutens genome has a window encoding:
- a CDS encoding metal-binding protein, which produces MPDAKTHDTINIAVMLVILAVISYLTIWAKNEIAISYLDIYMISVFSISYLFATFFLSPDLDIESKPYKRWKIFKFLWWPYKVIFKHRGFSHNPIIGPLSIVINLALIVALLFLLTGVDLHKVPLRYIVATTAGMCLSMEVHIISDFLISKAKSYF; this is translated from the coding sequence ATGCCAGACGCAAAAACACATGATACGATAAATATTGCAGTGATGTTAGTTATACTGGCAGTCATTTCCTATCTTACTATATGGGCAAAAAATGAGATAGCTATCAGTTATCTGGACATTTATATGATATCGGTCTTTTCCATATCCTATCTGTTCGCAACATTCTTCCTTAGCCCGGATCTCGATATTGAAAGTAAGCCGTATAAAAGATGGAAGATCTTCAAGTTCCTCTGGTGGCCCTACAAGGTTATATTCAAACACAGAGGATTCTCCCATAATCCTATAATCGGACCCCTGTCTATTGTAATTAATCTTGCATTGATAGTAGCCTTATTGTTTCTGCTTACAGGTGTTGATCTGCACAAAGTACCTTTGAGGTATATAGTAGCAACCACAGCAGGGATGTGTCTGTCAATGGAAGTCCACATAATATCGGACTTCCTGATATCAAAAGCAAAAAGTTATTTTTGA
- a CDS encoding CxxC-x17-CxxC domain-containing protein: protein MENRGFNNGPRDMHKAKCADCGQETEVPFVPDPNRPVYCRECFQSHRPPKKF, encoded by the coding sequence ATGGAAAATAGAGGTTTCAACAACGGACCAAGGGATATGCACAAAGCAAAATGTGCTGACTGCGGTCAGGAAACAGAAGTACCTTTCGTACCGGACCCAAACAGACCGGTATACTGCAGGGAATGCTTCCAGAGCCACAGACCACCTAAAAAATTCTAA
- the iorA gene encoding indolepyruvate ferredoxin oxidoreductase subunit alpha produces the protein MILTSKRILMGNEAIAFGAMKAGLQVASGYPGTPSTEVMETIASHASKYGIYAEWATNEKVALETAVGAAYSGANTLVTMKQVGLNVASDPLMSLSYIGVKGSLVILVSDDPGPHSSQTEQDTRAFGHFSNIPVLDPSTPQEAYDMAKLAFRLSHEMEIPVILRTTTRVSHGCADVVTEDIEPAGRDIEGYVKEPRWTIFPKLTAQRHPWLEDLQIRISDRFSDHFSENTFNSISKGNSKIGIASSGVSSLYTNEATNKQTGTFSHFKLATVHPFPEKAALEFLSDITDLIVIEELDPYLEEQFLQLIGRHHLDVNVYGKKNGHFPVSGEYDVDVVIEGVNSSLQSMNAEVPLLTHSTPVVARENIPSLPVRPPTFCAGCMHRTVFYAFKKAAAKLKKENGKGTVFSGDIGCYTLGNAQPLNMVDTCLCMGAGISMAAGLSHTQQYQEGNYAKQVAFIGDSTFFHSGIAAMISAVYNNADITLAVLDNRTTAMTGHQPHPGIGLTAMGNPTKAIDIAEVLRSCGVDLVETIEADDLGKCIETAKMAIEYEGPSAVVFKGKCVGITKATGQYVIDEEKCTGCNFCVSQLGCPAIFSMSSGIPQIQDNCTGCSLCAQVCPSDAIDLREVLQ, from the coding sequence ATGATATTGACCAGTAAACGTATATTAATGGGCAACGAAGCAATCGCCTTTGGGGCGATGAAGGCTGGCCTTCAGGTAGCAAGCGGCTATCCGGGGACACCTTCCACTGAAGTAATGGAGACCATCGCCTCTCATGCGAGCAAATATGGTATATATGCCGAATGGGCCACAAACGAGAAGGTAGCACTGGAAACAGCAGTCGGAGCCGCCTACTCAGGTGCCAATACCCTGGTCACCATGAAGCAGGTCGGACTCAACGTAGCCTCTGACCCTCTCATGAGCCTCTCCTACATAGGAGTAAAAGGCTCCCTTGTTATTCTTGTATCCGATGACCCCGGACCACATTCCTCCCAGACCGAACAGGACACAAGAGCTTTTGGGCACTTCTCGAACATTCCGGTTCTTGACCCATCCACACCACAGGAAGCCTATGACATGGCAAAACTGGCCTTCAGGCTGTCCCATGAAATGGAGATCCCTGTAATACTCAGGACCACCACCCGTGTCTCCCATGGCTGTGCTGACGTAGTTACAGAAGACATCGAACCGGCCGGTCGTGACATCGAAGGCTACGTAAAGGAACCACGCTGGACCATATTCCCAAAACTGACAGCACAAAGACACCCCTGGCTTGAAGATCTTCAAATCAGGATATCTGACCGTTTCTCAGATCATTTCAGTGAAAATACATTCAACTCAATATCAAAAGGGAACAGCAAAATAGGCATTGCATCCTCCGGTGTTTCCTCCCTGTACACTAATGAGGCCACTAATAAGCAAACAGGAACTTTCTCGCATTTCAAGCTCGCAACCGTCCATCCCTTCCCTGAAAAAGCAGCTCTTGAGTTCCTCAGCGACATTACAGACCTTATAGTCATCGAAGAGCTTGACCCATACCTCGAGGAGCAGTTCCTGCAACTGATAGGCAGACATCATCTCGATGTGAACGTATATGGAAAGAAGAACGGCCACTTCCCTGTAAGCGGAGAATATGATGTAGATGTCGTGATCGAAGGAGTGAACAGCTCCCTTCAGTCCATGAATGCAGAAGTTCCTCTCCTGACACATTCAACACCTGTAGTCGCAAGGGAGAATATCCCTTCGCTTCCTGTAAGGCCACCCACATTCTGTGCCGGATGCATGCACCGAACTGTCTTCTATGCTTTCAAGAAAGCAGCAGCGAAACTGAAGAAAGAGAACGGAAAAGGAACCGTATTCTCAGGTGATATCGGTTGCTACACCCTCGGAAACGCCCAGCCGCTCAACATGGTGGACACTTGCCTCTGCATGGGAGCAGGAATCAGCATGGCAGCAGGCCTTTCCCACACACAGCAATATCAGGAGGGAAATTATGCTAAACAGGTAGCCTTCATCGGAGATTCCACTTTCTTCCATTCCGGAATCGCTGCAATGATCAGCGCCGTTTACAATAATGCTGACATCACACTGGCAGTCCTTGACAACCGAACCACTGCCATGACAGGACATCAGCCACATCCGGGGATCGGACTGACCGCCATGGGTAATCCTACAAAGGCAATCGATATTGCCGAAGTCCTCCGAAGCTGTGGGGTGGACCTTGTTGAAACCATCGAGGCGGATGACCTTGGTAAATGTATCGAGACAGCAAAAATGGCCATAGAGTATGAAGGTCCCTCTGCTGTGGTCTTCAAAGGAAAATGCGTGGGTATCACAAAAGCAACAGGACAATACGTGATCGATGAAGAGAAATGTACAGGTTGCAACTTCTGCGTCTCACAGCTTGGCTGCCCTGCCATCTTCTCGATGTCATCAGGAATACCGCAAATACAGGACAACTGCACCGGTTGCAGCCTGTGTGCACAGGTCTGTCCGTCGGATGCTATTGACCTCAGGGAGGTACTACAATGA
- a CDS encoding phenylacetate--CoA ligase family protein, with protein MCNICEDTETKQNMACNEYEATGSSEEDQLIKLKDLLKRVASGSPFYQKKFEEAGLDIDSIKTIEDIAKLPFTTKEELRDAYPLGLQAVPDEKIIRIHSSSGTTGSPVIIPYTQKDVDVWAEMMMRCYRMAGLTETDRIQITPGYGLWTAGIGFQAGAERLGAMAVPTGPGNTEKQLQMLLDLKSTALASTSSYALLLAEEINKRGLRDNINLKVGIIGSERWSPKMRSRIENELGIESFDIFGLTEIYGPGIALDCSMHEGLHYWSDHLLFEIIDPVTEEKLPDGTLGELVITTLTKEGAPLIRYRTRDLTRIIPEVCKCGSPFPRIDRLLGRTDDRIKIKAVNVYPGQIEDVIQRVEGVSSEYQIILERYQGRDSMLFRVEIADADDPGIKSRTAKALNKAFKDFIGISVDVECVGVGELPRSEKKSKRVIDNRDM; from the coding sequence ATGTGCAATATTTGTGAAGATACAGAAACAAAGCAGAACATGGCCTGCAATGAGTATGAAGCCACCGGATCTTCCGAAGAGGATCAATTGATAAAGCTCAAGGATCTTCTCAAAAGGGTTGCATCGGGAAGTCCTTTCTATCAGAAGAAGTTCGAAGAAGCTGGACTTGACATCGATTCAATAAAGACGATAGAAGATATCGCAAAGCTTCCATTCACCACCAAAGAGGAATTACGGGATGCTTATCCCCTGGGTCTCCAGGCGGTCCCGGATGAAAAGATAATCAGGATACATTCATCATCAGGCACCACCGGCAGTCCTGTCATCATCCCATACACACAGAAAGATGTTGATGTCTGGGCAGAAATGATGATGCGCTGCTACCGGATGGCAGGCCTTACCGAAACTGACAGGATACAGATAACACCCGGATACGGCCTCTGGACCGCAGGGATCGGTTTCCAGGCAGGTGCGGAACGTCTCGGAGCAATGGCAGTTCCCACGGGCCCGGGAAACACGGAAAAACAATTGCAGATGCTCCTCGACCTCAAGTCCACAGCACTTGCAAGCACCTCGTCCTACGCCCTCCTCCTTGCAGAGGAGATCAACAAACGGGGCCTGAGGGACAATATCAACCTGAAGGTCGGCATCATCGGTTCCGAGCGCTGGAGCCCAAAGATGCGGTCCCGCATAGAGAATGAGCTCGGAATCGAGAGCTTTGACATCTTCGGCCTCACCGAGATCTACGGACCCGGCATTGCCCTCGATTGTTCCATGCATGAAGGGCTTCACTACTGGTCCGACCACCTTCTCTTTGAGATCATCGACCCGGTAACTGAAGAAAAGCTACCCGACGGCACCCTCGGGGAACTTGTCATAACAACCCTAACAAAGGAAGGGGCACCCCTGATACGCTACAGGACAAGGGACCTTACACGCATCATTCCTGAAGTCTGCAAATGTGGATCCCCCTTCCCTCGCATAGACCGCCTGCTGGGACGTACCGATGACAGGATAAAGATCAAAGCTGTAAACGTCTATCCCGGCCAGATCGAGGATGTCATACAGAGGGTCGAAGGCGTCAGCAGCGAATACCAGATCATTCTTGAAAGATATCAAGGCAGAGATTCAATGCTCTTCAGAGTCGAGATCGCTGATGCAGATGATCCCGGAATAAAATCAAGGACTGCAAAAGCACTGAATAAAGCCTTCAAGGACTTCATAGGTATCAGTGTAGATGTGGAATGCGTCGGAGTAGGAGAACTACCCCGTAGTGAGAAGAAGAGCAAGAGGGTCATTGATAACAGGGATATGTGA
- a CDS encoding GNAT family N-acetyltransferase: protein MNQKSWRIRKAIVDDAKGLKKCMDLAYTKYLDRLKGERLPPMDVDYEDEITYFPVWVAESDKEIVGGLILMFEDDYTTIANVAVRPDFQGTGIGRGLMDLAESEAKRRGYLELRLATHVLLTENISFYHHLGWSEIDRDDTRVYMRKTIDV, encoded by the coding sequence ATGAATCAAAAAAGCTGGAGAATACGAAAAGCTATTGTTGACGATGCAAAGGGTCTCAAAAAATGTATGGATCTGGCTTACACGAAGTATCTGGATAGACTAAAAGGGGAACGACTGCCGCCCATGGACGTTGATTATGAAGATGAGATCACCTATTTTCCTGTCTGGGTTGCAGAATCTGATAAAGAGATAGTAGGTGGCTTGATCTTAATGTTCGAAGATGATTATACTACGATAGCAAATGTGGCAGTACGTCCTGATTTCCAGGGAACTGGTATTGGTCGGGGGCTAATGGATCTCGCTGAATCAGAAGCTAAACGCAGAGGCTATCTGGAATTACGTTTAGCAACTCATGTATTATTGACCGAGAATATTTCTTTTTACCATCATTTAGGCTGGTCAGAGATCGACCGTGATGATACCCGTGTTTACATGAGAAAAACGATCGATGTTTAA
- a CDS encoding DUF1614 domain-containing protein: MRGYINKSEMRMFLIFGAILLPMAFLCFQQELSLGIISSYPLFIILVLMLLGANIELPVSTIRTKKTQDLQRDAATLEEVYSVPLVKDISSSMKLAFDTVITLNVGGFIIPFAVMLFLIIFQPDFVGLEIMLIMIVAATLLSDFVNGIGIVMPDYIGLIAVPFALIFAPGNAASVIFVSGIGGILLGNLTGLLMFDKENKGSAFINLGGVGSFKAVYVTAIVAALISWFV; the protein is encoded by the coding sequence ATGAGAGGATATATCAATAAATCAGAGATGCGCATGTTTTTGATCTTTGGAGCCATACTACTGCCTATGGCATTCCTGTGTTTTCAGCAGGAACTTTCGTTAGGGATAATATCTTCTTATCCACTTTTCATCATACTGGTTCTCATGCTTCTTGGTGCTAATATTGAACTACCTGTCAGTACCATCAGGACAAAGAAAACACAGGACCTTCAAAGGGATGCAGCAACACTTGAAGAGGTCTATTCAGTGCCTCTGGTAAAAGATATCTCATCCAGTATGAAGCTGGCATTCGACACGGTCATTACCCTCAATGTTGGGGGATTCATAATTCCTTTTGCTGTAATGCTGTTCCTGATCATATTTCAGCCTGACTTTGTAGGGCTTGAGATCATGCTGATCATGATAGTAGCTGCAACACTTCTCTCCGATTTTGTTAATGGTATCGGCATTGTGATGCCTGATTACATTGGTTTGATAGCAGTGCCTTTCGCACTCATCTTCGCACCGGGAAATGCAGCTTCCGTGATATTCGTATCAGGTATTGGAGGTATCCTTCTGGGAAATCTCACAGGACTGCTGATGTTTGATAAAGAGAATAAAGGAAGTGCTTTCATCAACCTTGGTGGAGTTGGAAGCTTTAAAGCAGTGTATGTGACAGCAATAGTTGCAGCATTAATATCCTGGTTCGTTTGA
- a CDS encoding indolepyruvate oxidoreductase subunit beta, which produces MKFDILIAGVGGQGVVLASRLLATAAIDAGYHVATAETIGMAQREGSVTSHVRIGDEVCGSLIPAGNADLIIGLEPAEAARNIHFLSKDGSIVVNEHAVIPSASANNAEYIPEHVIEFLKENCQETINVDFTQLAKEAGTYRATNVAMLAAAAGADLLPFNPEELWSVLEKMVPEKYRELNRKAFDMSLERVSGMKDPEKQEQVQVQAMDT; this is translated from the coding sequence ATGAAATTCGATATTCTTATTGCAGGTGTGGGAGGACAGGGCGTTGTACTTGCATCCCGCCTGCTGGCAACGGCTGCCATAGATGCCGGTTACCATGTGGCCACCGCAGAAACAATAGGAATGGCACAAAGAGAAGGATCGGTCACCAGCCACGTCAGGATCGGGGACGAGGTCTGCGGTTCACTCATCCCTGCCGGGAATGCTGACCTGATAATTGGTCTTGAGCCTGCAGAAGCCGCAAGGAACATCCATTTCCTGAGCAAAGACGGCAGCATTGTTGTAAATGAACATGCTGTGATCCCTTCAGCTTCAGCTAACAATGCTGAATACATTCCGGAACATGTAATCGAATTCCTGAAAGAGAACTGTCAGGAAACCATAAACGTGGATTTCACGCAGCTTGCAAAAGAAGCAGGAACCTACAGGGCAACAAACGTTGCCATGCTGGCCGCTGCTGCAGGTGCAGACCTGCTTCCTTTCAATCCAGAAGAATTGTGGAGCGTGCTTGAGAAGATGGTACCGGAGAAGTACAGGGAACTGAACAGAAAAGCATTTGACATGTCCCTCGAAAGAGTTTCAGGCATGAAGGATCCTGAGAAGCAGGAGCAAGTGCAAGTGCAGGCAATGGATACCTGA
- a CDS encoding DUF6713 family protein: protein MITAEILFWVYLVNSILLINHEIDSAYWKEWELFKLPGSITGFLLIHIPLIFFVLYGLVLVFQQSFTGLVFSLVLSFAGIFAFTAHMYFIRKGRDEFKIPISLFILVSTLIVSLIQAVLTIHLMINW, encoded by the coding sequence ATGATTACGGCCGAAATTTTATTCTGGGTCTATCTGGTCAATTCAATTCTATTGATCAACCACGAGATCGACTCTGCCTACTGGAAAGAATGGGAACTATTCAAATTACCAGGTAGCATCACTGGATTTCTTCTGATACATATTCCTTTGATATTTTTTGTCTTATATGGACTTGTTTTAGTCTTTCAGCAATCCTTCACTGGATTGGTATTTTCACTTGTCTTGAGTTTTGCTGGCATTTTTGCCTTTACAGCCCACATGTATTTTATCAGGAAAGGAAGAGATGAATTCAAAATCCCCATCTCATTGTTCATTCTTGTGTCAACCCTGATCGTATCCCTGATTCAGGCAGTACTCACTATCCATCTAATGATAAACTGGTGA
- a CDS encoding RAD55 family ATPase, giving the protein MARNKFPVHTTLSSDAVKILERYEKELGAKNLVLEKALMSLDSSKFKSKIDTNNIEKAIKRVNTGVVGLDDMLEGGIPEGFTVVVTGPPGTGKTTLCMQFLMEGIKNDEKCLFFSFEERIQQLIQHFMRFGWDIGKHIDDGYLEVFGMSMLSFEEIGEIIESYKPRRIVFDSLNMFTDPAEFRKSLEWRTLHKMLKSKNITSFLVTEKEFGIETKSYDTYDFLGDGIIFLDKMQANEVDANLTPVMAVQKMRATRVDTSPQPFRFTDNGISKYRTVNLTASKLQERMNMRQNSSSNEPGY; this is encoded by the coding sequence ATGGCAAGAAACAAGTTCCCTGTTCACACAACATTAAGTTCTGATGCTGTTAAGATACTTGAAAGGTATGAGAAGGAACTTGGAGCCAAGAACCTTGTACTTGAAAAAGCTCTGATGTCACTTGATAGCAGCAAGTTCAAATCCAAGATCGATACGAACAATATAGAGAAGGCTATCAAAAGGGTCAATACTGGTGTTGTCGGGCTTGATGACATGCTTGAAGGCGGTATTCCGGAAGGATTTACAGTTGTTGTTACAGGTCCTCCGGGAACAGGTAAAACTACCCTTTGTATGCAGTTTTTGATGGAAGGGATCAAGAATGATGAGAAATGCCTCTTTTTCTCCTTTGAAGAAAGGATTCAGCAATTAATTCAGCATTTCATGCGTTTTGGCTGGGATATTGGCAAGCATATCGATGATGGATACCTTGAAGTGTTCGGTATGTCCATGCTGTCATTTGAAGAGATCGGTGAGATCATAGAGTCGTATAAACCGCGACGTATCGTTTTCGATTCTCTTAACATGTTCACCGATCCTGCTGAGTTCAGGAAATCCCTGGAATGGCGTACATTGCATAAGATGCTAAAATCAAAAAATATTACTTCTTTCCTTGTAACTGAGAAAGAGTTTGGAATTGAGACAAAGTCATATGATACATATGATTTCCTTGGAGATGGAATAATCTTCCTTGATAAAATGCAGGCAAATGAGGTCGATGCAAATCTGACCCCTGTTATGGCTGTACAGAAAATGCGAGCTACCCGGGTGGATACTTCCCCACAACCTTTCAGGTTCACGGATAATGGTATTTCAAAGTACAGGACCGTTAACCTGACAGCCAGCAAACTTCAGGAGAGGATGAACATGCGCCAGAACTCTTCTTCAAACGAACCAGGATATTAA
- a CDS encoding sodium:solute symporter family protein, with product MINLVLLVVYILGILLLSLKLRQGTFSGFVVSDRNVMHPAVIGIAYMAAYFSAASFLGGGGYGLIAGLPWVIWGVFFHVAFACLAFIIAPKIWMFSQKYDAKTIPQLLERRYDSQRGKILLAGIMLLMYTIYLVAIFKGCANLFQGLLGVTYVQGLLIAVAIVALYYVIGGLPAIIWISFLQGLIMLVGAVLLYTGLISSGGGMAIWDMVPADILSMTGAAVPWQKTFGMAFAISLGLLALPDLLIMLFSAKDKRVVRFAGIYGPISITIYAICIFSLGVMVHGVFSPEQLAPFMKNPDGLIPFLATSLLPRGFDSIVLLAAISAAMSTMSAIVLVTTTALTSDILRYLRPAIPDDKVLCMTRIVGVMIIIVSAFFAMDVPQMIVPLVSVSMGVIACCVFIPLIFGLYWDRGTSTGFVASLVASFGSVVLWQFLGNPLIHPVFIGLICGTVAYLGGSLASPRPTPMVEME from the coding sequence ATGATTAATCTGGTTCTTCTGGTTGTATATATACTTGGGATACTTTTACTTTCCCTGAAGCTCAGGCAGGGAACCTTTTCAGGATTTGTGGTCTCGGACAGGAATGTTATGCATCCTGCGGTAATAGGCATCGCCTATATGGCTGCTTACTTTAGTGCTGCCTCTTTCCTCGGGGGCGGAGGTTACGGTCTCATTGCCGGACTTCCATGGGTTATCTGGGGTGTATTCTTCCATGTAGCATTTGCCTGCCTGGCATTCATCATTGCACCGAAGATATGGATGTTCTCCCAGAAGTACGATGCCAAGACCATACCCCAGCTACTGGAACGCAGGTACGATTCACAGAGAGGCAAGATATTGCTTGCAGGGATCATGCTGTTGATGTACACAATATATCTGGTTGCCATTTTCAAGGGCTGTGCCAACCTTTTCCAGGGACTGCTTGGAGTAACATATGTCCAGGGTCTCCTCATAGCTGTTGCTATCGTGGCACTCTATTATGTGATAGGAGGACTGCCTGCTATCATCTGGATAAGCTTTTTGCAAGGTTTGATCATGCTTGTGGGAGCAGTGCTGCTTTATACAGGTCTTATTTCAAGTGGAGGAGGCATGGCAATATGGGATATGGTCCCGGCCGACATCCTGAGTATGACAGGTGCAGCAGTACCATGGCAAAAGACCTTCGGAATGGCGTTTGCCATCAGTCTCGGACTTCTGGCATTACCCGATCTGTTGATCATGCTGTTCTCTGCAAAGGATAAGAGAGTAGTACGTTTTGCAGGTATCTATGGTCCAATATCCATTACTATTTATGCAATATGCATTTTTTCCCTGGGCGTCATGGTTCACGGGGTATTCAGCCCGGAGCAACTGGCTCCTTTCATGAAAAACCCGGATGGTCTGATACCGTTTCTGGCTACATCACTGCTTCCCCGTGGATTTGATAGTATCGTCCTGCTGGCCGCCATCTCCGCTGCTATGTCAACCATGAGTGCCATTGTGCTGGTCACAACAACAGCCCTTACTTCGGATATCCTGAGGTACCTGCGTCCGGCTATACCCGATGACAAAGTGCTTTGCATGACAAGAATAGTAGGGGTGATGATCATCATAGTTTCGGCATTCTTCGCAATGGATGTGCCACAGATGATAGTACCTCTGGTGTCTGTAAGCATGGGCGTGATTGCTTGCTGTGTCTTCATACCACTTATTTTTGGACTTTACTGGGACCGTGGTACTTCAACCGGATTTGTTGCCAGCCTTGTGGCAAGCTTCGGTTCTGTGGTGCTGTGGCAGTTCCTTGGCAATCCCCTCATCCATCCTGTGTTCATCGGTTTGATATGTGGTACCGTGGCATACCTGGGAGGAAGTCTGGCAAGTCCCCGTCCGACCCCTATGGTGGAAATGGAATGA